The Ascidiaceihabitans donghaensis genome includes the window GGCCATGGGACGTTTTGGAATACGCGAATGTCTCTTTGGGTTCACTCATTTCTTGTGGTCCATCTACGCTAGCTAATTGCGCTCGGTCCGTTCACTAGTACCTAATCCATACCCAAACGCCAACTCCACAAAGTGCCATTTGACTTTTGCGATTGGAAAAAGTGGACATCTGATTGCAGCACTTGGACGACCGCTTTGTCCCGCAGTCTGTCAATTCGACAGTTTCAAGATTAACCTATGGCTTCTGCCAGCAGATCAAAGACCACGCGAATGCGCAGGTTTGTCTTGAGCTCGCGGTGCGTCACCAGCCATGTCTCGATATTGATCGGCTCAAACGTGGACGTCGGGTTTTCGAGTTCTGGATACGCTGTCCCAACATCGACGGGAAGAATACCAATCCCGAAACCTTGACGGACAAGTTCAAGCGTGAGCGTAGCATTCGACGTCGAAAAATTAAAATTTGCAGTCGTCAGAGTCACTCCGCGTGATGACATTAGGCCAAGGCGTTGTTCTGGGTGGTCAAAACCGACAAACGTAAGTTGTTCAAGATCAGCCAGCGACCTGGGGCGGCCAACGTCATCAAGGTATTCCTTTGAAGCGAATAGATGTGCCTTGGTGTCGCGCAGCCGTTTTGCAAACAGGGTCTCGTCTTTGGGGCGCCCATGACGGATTGCGATATCGGCCTCACGCCGCCGCAAATCGCTTACTTCATTCGTTGCGATTATCTCGATCTGAAGGTCCGGGGCGGTTGTGCGCAATGTCTTAAGGACTGGTGGTAGGAAATGGGTTGCCATCAGGTCTGTGGCCGAAATCAAAACATGTCCAGTCACAGCTTGGGATTGGCCTGTTGCGGCAAGGGATATGTTGTTTGCTGCATCGCCCATCATCCGAAAATGCGCCAGCAATTCCAAACCTGATTGTGTCAACAAAAGTGCACGCGATGTCCGCTCAAAAAGTGTCACACCAAGCGCCTCTTCGAGGCCCGCGACCTGCCGGCTGAGTGTAGGTTGTGTCAGCCCAAGGGCCCGTGCGGCGGCAGACAGCGATCCTTCTTCGGCGGTCACGAGAAACGCTCGCGCTTGGTTCCAGTCAAAAGCTGATCGTTTCCACTCCATTAAATACGTATACCAAAGCAAGAAAGATGCGCAATTCCGTATTGATTGTATGCGCTCTATATCCCCGCCAACGGCCAACTTTATGTGGGGAAAAGATATGACGGTGTCAAAGAACGAAAGCCTAACTCCGTTGGGCACGGCCACGATAGCAAAAGCAATCCCCATGACTTCTGGTCGCATTGGGTCTTGGGAAATCATGATCAGCAGGCGGCCGCTCTCCACCGCGGATCTTGCCCGCCGTTACGACGCTGTCTCGGGCAAATGGGCACGAAAGGTGTGTCGTTTCCAATTGGATACCGCGTATCAGGAACCGCTTTTGGCCTCTCAGGTCGCGGTAGACCTTATACATATCAAGCCACATGCCCAAGTCCTTGATTGCGGGGTTGGCAATGGCAGCCTTTCCATTGCGCTTGATAGCATCAAGACAGGTCCAGTTGACATTCACGGCATTGATACCTCTGTTGAAATGCTATTGCAGGCCAAATTGAAGATGCGACACGCCGGGATGGACCCACATCTTCAACAGGCCGATGTTATGTCATTGCCCTATGACGATCAGTCGTTTGATGTTGTTATGGCTGCGCATGTCCTTGAACATCTGCCGAACCCGCAACGTGCGCTTGCAGAGATGGTGCGCGTTCTAAAGCCGGGTGGGATGGTGTTTCTTTGCATGACGCGCCCCTCGCTTTTTGGTGCACTCGTCCAATTTCGGTGGCGCACACGGGCGATCACGGAACAACAGGGCATTGCGTGGCTGGATGCATCCCGGCTTGTTGATGTCGGATCTCAACCGGTTCGTCTTGGGTCTTTTGCTGGCGTTGCGAGCACTGCGTTTTGGGCGCGGCGACCAATATGACGACTGCAAATCGAAAAGCCCCAAAACTTAGTTTGGGAAAATCCGAATGGGTCGTCCTTGGCGTCATCTTTGTTTATTCATTCATTCCGGTCTTTGGCGGTTTGATACGGGTTTTCGAGCTTGCAGGCGGGCCGCAGATCGCACCAGAAAACCCTAGGGCATCGTTTGCTCCTACACCCATCATACTCCACATCCTCAGCAGCAGTCTGTTCTGTATGCTTGGCGTTTTACAGTTCTTTCCGAGCCTGTGCCGCCAACGTCTGGCAGCACATCGCGCCATAGGTCGGGTGGTCGCGGTTGCGGGATGTTTTAGTGCGCTTTCGGGCCTTTGGATGACGCATTTCTATACCTTTCCCGAAACGCTTCAGGGCGCCCCACTGTACTGGGTGCGGATGGTACTGGGTGCATCTATGATCGCACTGATCATTTGGGCCGTCATTGCAATCAGATCCCGCAAATCCTTCCACCACAGCGCATCAATGGTGCGGGCCTATGCCATCGGTCAAGGTGCATCGACCCAAACCTTTTTGGGCGTTGCCTGGATCATCGCAGTTGGCTCTGAAGCAATGGGACCTTTGCGCGACGGGTTGATGATTTTCGCGTGGATGGTCAATCTGCTTGGCGCAGAAATCTTCATACGCAGGGTGCTGAGGTCGCCACAGCGTCGGTAAAAGCATGTGTCACGGTCTTTTAATCGGTCTTCCGCTCACGATAGACGGGGGTGCCGGGACGGGAAGCGTTGATGCGTCTTGGCGTCGCCCAAATGGGGCGAAGTCCAAGAAAAGCTTGGAAATTAAGCTTGTGCAACTCATAAAAATGATGATCCTGTATCCGACATTATCGTCAAAATTGAAAAGGCCCACGAAAACGGGCACGCTTTTTAAAGCACAAAGTTATTTGAATAAACGGGTTCAAAGGAATGTTAAATGTCAGACACAGCGCATCAGGTAAAAGACGCCAAGGGATATGTTGATAAGGTCCAGAAAGGTGCAAAGGCCATTTCGGATGCGGCGAAAGCGGCCAAAAAGCTACAAGACGAAGGTGCAACCCTAAGCGAGCTGAAAAGCGCGGTTGCGACATTGACCTGGATGAGCAAGGTCTCTGCCGGTCTTGGCGCATTGTCCGTTGGTTTGTCCATTGTGCAAAGCTTTCTGCCCGATGTTCCCACTGTCGAAGATCAGATATTGGATACAGTCAACCGGCTGGAAGGCGAGGTGGCATCGCTGCGTGCCGATATGGAGCGTCGTTTTGAAAAGAACGCATTGCTGGCTGATGTGCGGGTGCGCGAAGAACGCCTTAAGGATCACTATGCCAGTATAGAACGTGCGATTGGGCATTGGAAGAACATCGGCCAAGACACCGTTGCCCTGAAAGCAAAGGGCGGATCGGACAAGCGCCTTGAGAAAAGCATCAAAAACAACACCAATGATCTGCTAAACGCCCCGACTGTGACCGGTGTAGAAAATGCGCTGATTGCGATCCATGACGAGCTGGTGGGCAAACA containing:
- a CDS encoding DUF2306 domain-containing protein, giving the protein MTTANRKAPKLSLGKSEWVVLGVIFVYSFIPVFGGLIRVFELAGGPQIAPENPRASFAPTPIILHILSSSLFCMLGVLQFFPSLCRQRLAAHRAIGRVVAVAGCFSALSGLWMTHFYTFPETLQGAPLYWVRMVLGASMIALIIWAVIAIRSRKSFHHSASMVRAYAIGQGASTQTFLGVAWIIAVGSEAMGPLRDGLMIFAWMVNLLGAEIFIRRVLRSPQRR
- a CDS encoding LysR family transcriptional regulator, with amino-acid sequence MEWKRSAFDWNQARAFLVTAEEGSLSAAARALGLTQPTLSRQVAGLEEALGVTLFERTSRALLLTQSGLELLAHFRMMGDAANNISLAATGQSQAVTGHVLISATDLMATHFLPPVLKTLRTTAPDLQIEIIATNEVSDLRRREADIAIRHGRPKDETLFAKRLRDTKAHLFASKEYLDDVGRPRSLADLEQLTFVGFDHPEQRLGLMSSRGVTLTTANFNFSTSNATLTLELVRQGFGIGILPVDVGTAYPELENPTSTFEPINIETWLVTHRELKTNLRIRVVFDLLAEAIG
- a CDS encoding class I SAM-dependent methyltransferase — protein: MTVSKNESLTPLGTATIAKAIPMTSGRIGSWEIMISRRPLSTADLARRYDAVSGKWARKVCRFQLDTAYQEPLLASQVAVDLIHIKPHAQVLDCGVGNGSLSIALDSIKTGPVDIHGIDTSVEMLLQAKLKMRHAGMDPHLQQADVMSLPYDDQSFDVVMAAHVLEHLPNPQRALAEMVRVLKPGGMVFLCMTRPSLFGALVQFRWRTRAITEQQGIAWLDASRLVDVGSQPVRLGSFAGVASTAFWARRPI